One genomic segment of Tursiops truncatus isolate mTurTru1 chromosome 4, mTurTru1.mat.Y, whole genome shotgun sequence includes these proteins:
- the LOC101327290 gene encoding N-lysine methyltransferase KMT5A: protein MSPNKCSGMRSPLQEENSVAHHEVKCQGKPLAGIYRKRDEKRNSGNAIRSSMKAEEQKIKDARRGPLAPFPNQKSEATEPPKTPTSSCDSPNAAAAKQALKKPVRAKQAPRKKAQGKTQQNRKLTDFYPVRRSSRKSKAELQSEERKRIDELIESGKEEGMKIDLIDGKGRGVIATKQFSRGEFVVEYHGDLIEITDAKKREALYAQDPSTGCYMYYFQYLSKTYCVDATRETNRLGRLINHSKCGNCQTKLHDIDGVPHLILIASRDIEAGEELLYDYGDRSRASIEAHPWLKH from the coding sequence ATGAGCCCGAACAAATGCTCTGGAATGCGTTCCCCCCTTCAGGAAGAGAACTCAGTTGCACATCACGAAGTCAAATGCCAGGGGAAGCCGTTAGCCGGAATCTACAGGAAACGCGACGAGAAAAGAAACTCTGGGAATGCAATACGAAGCTCCATGAAGGCCGAGGAACAGAAGATCAAAGACGCCAGGAGAGGTCCCCTGGCCCCTTTTCCAAACCAAAAATCTGAAGCAACAGAACCTCCCAAAACCCCGACCTCGTCTTGTGATTCCCCCAATGCAGCTGCCGCCAAGCAAGCCCTGAAAAAGCCCGTCAGGGCCAAACAGGCTCCCAGGAAAAAAGCTCAAGGAAAAACGCAGCAGAATCGTAAGCTCACAGATTTCTACCCTGTTCGAAGGAGCTCCAGGAAGAGCAAAGCTGAGCTGCAgtctgaagaaaggaaaagaatagacGAATTGATTGAAAGtgggaaagaagaaggaatgaagaTTGACCTCATTGACGGCAAAGGCAGGGGCGTGATTGCCACCAAGCAGTTCTCCCGGGGCGAGTTTGTGGTGGAATACCACGGGGACCTCATCGAGATCACCGACGCCAAGAAGCGGGAGGCTTTGTACGCGCAAGACCCCTCCACGGGCTGCTACATGTACTATTTTCAGTATCTGAGCAAAACCTACTGCGTGGATGCAACCAGAGAGACAAATCGCCTGGGAAGACTGATCAACCACAGTAAATGTGGGAACTGCCAAACCAAACTGCACGACATCGACGGCGTGCCTCACCTCATCCTCATTGCCTCTCGCGACATCGAGGCTGGGGAGGAGCTCCTGTATGACTATGGGGACCGCAGCCGGGCTTCCATCGAAGCCCACCCCTGGCTGAAGCATTAA